In Gemmatimonas aurantiaca, the sequence CGCCTTGATGGCGGTGGCAGCCTGGCTGGTCTGGCGTCATCGCGAGGAATCGGCGCACGCGATTCCGGCGCTGCGACTGTTTGCGGTGCAATTGGTGGTGAACGCGTTCTGGAGCTGGACCTTCTTCGCGTGGCATCTGGGCGGTCTGGCTGTTCTGACGATCGTGACGCTGCTTGCGCTGGTGGTTCTGACGCTGCGCGCGTTTCATCGGGTGCATCCGCCGGCGGCCTTTCTGCTGGTGCCCTATGCGGCGTGGGTGACGTTCGCGACGGCGCTCGCGCTGGCGGCCTGGCGACTCAATCCGACGTTGCTGGGGTGAGGGAGGGGAGTCCGCTGGTCGATCGGGGCTTCGGGCTTCTCGGGGCCGGCAGCGATGGGGGAACATCCGGCCGGCTTGGAGTTCGGGGAGTGTGTGCCGCGGGATGTGTACCAACTAGCCGGACTGGAGAGCGAGCCTGGGATGTGAGGGGCGCCCTGCGGGCGCGATACCAGCAGGATGAACAGCGGGATACCTGCAGGATGACCACAGGGGGCAGGGGGAGAGGCGCGCATTAACTTTGTAATACAAAGTGCTTGACACGCACTCACTTCCGTGCGACACTCCGGTCATGACAGTTGAACCGATGGGTCCGCCGGGTACCCCGCCGAAGGCCGTGCCGTCGCACGTGGCCCTGATCATGGATGGCAATGGCCGGTGGGCGACGGCCCGGAGGCGCCCGCGATGGATGGGGCATGTGCGGGGGGCGCATACGGTGCGCGAGGTGGTGGCCCATTGTGCCCGTCGCGGCGTCAGGCAGCTCACGCTGTACGCATTCTCGAGCGACAACTGGAAGCGCCCACGTGAAGAGGTCGGGTTCCTGTTCACACTGTTTGCGTCGCACCTCGATCGACATCTCGCGTCGCTGGTGAACAATGGCATCCAGCTGTCGATCATCGGCCGCCGCGACCGTCTCCCGTCCACACTCGTGGAGGCCATCGAGGCTGCTGAAGCGCGAACGGCCGGAGGACGACGCATGCATTTGCGGGTGGCCGTGGACTATTCCAGCCGCGCGTCGCTGCAGAAGGCGCTCGCGGTGACGGCGATGACGACATCATGCCCGGCCGCGACCCTGACCGGCGAGACCATTCTGCCCCCGGTCGATCTGCTCATCCGCACCGGTGGCGAGCGGCGCCTGTCGGACTTTCTGCTGTGGGAGTGCGCCTACGCCGAACTGGCGTTTCTGGACGTGCCCTTCCCCGATCTCTCGGCGGCAGATCTCGATGCGGTGTTCGCCGATTTCGCGCGACGCGAGCGGCGGTATGGGGCGGTGCCGGCCGCGCCGGTCGAGGTACCGCTCTCGATGGGGGCGTCGGACGAGTAGACTCTGACGGGGAGAATCATCCCTGCAGAGCGCGTGCGATCGATGTGTCCATCGAGATCTACTGCGTCACCGTGAGCCGGAACACAGCAACCGTGGTGCCACTGGATCCATCCGTGAAGCCGGTCACCGGAGCCACGAACCGGACTTCGTGGGTGCCCGCGGGCACGGTGGCGTCGGCACTGATCGCAAAAACCCGCGTGACGGTCGAACCCGAGGTCTGCGTACTCGTCTGGTCGACCTTGATGCCACCATACTGCCGGTTGATGGTGAGCGAGCCGCCGACGATGAGTCCGCCGGTCGCAGAAAAGACCACCGTGGTAGACGTCGTAACGCCGCGCGCGACCGTCGCACTGGCAGGCGTGGCGACTGCCGTGACGTTCTGATTGCCCCCGAGTCCCCCGCCGCCTCCGGGTGATGCGGGGTCGGACGAGCCGCAGGCCACCAGGACCGGCGCCGTGAGAAGAAACGCCAGGACCATCGGAAGACGGCGGCGGGCTTGGGACATCATTCGGTTCGGTGACATCTGCAGGACCTGGGATGGATGCAAAAAGGTCGGGAAGGGGCTTCTACGGGGGGTACGCGCAGAACCCCCGCGAACAGGCTCACCCTCCCGGACCCCGTCGGTGGTGCTCCCGACGATCCGCCCTCCACGGTCCCTACTTTCGGGCGCGTCCGATGGCGGCTTCGACATCCCGCCAGTCGTAGTAGTGAAACGCGCCCCGGTCGGACATCATCACCAGCATCCCGCGTGGGAACCGCGCCCCGAGTGCGCGTTCGGTGACGTCCAGTCCGTCGGTCTGACGAGCGCGCACGGGAATGACCGCCAGACGACGGTGCTCGAAGGGATTTGCCGCAGTGCCTTCGCGCGAGAACACCTGCAGACGATTCGCGCCCTGATCCGAGAGCAGGATGTAACCCGTGCCCGTACCGGTCGCATAGATGGCGAGCCCTTCATGATCCTCGGCCACACCGGTGGTGGCAAACAGCGCCAACTCCCGGTTGGAAGAATCGGGGTCGGCAAAATACTGACGCACGCCAACACCTTCATCGGAGTAGTAGACGAATCCCAGCGAGTCGTCCACCGCGATGGCCTCGATCTCCTTGCGGCCACTGTAGGCGCCGAACGCGCGCACTTTCGTACCGGTCACGACACCGGCGGCATTGGCCGTGAGACGATACTGCCAGATGTAGGACCCATCGGTCGGTCCACTCTTGCCGCCGACGAATGCGAAGATGGCGCCATCATGCGGCCGACGGTACAGCGCGATGCCCATGGGCGCCCGGTTGACATCGCCATCGAACACCTCGATGCCACCATCGTCGATGGGGCGCATGCCGGGCAGTGCGAAGACGCGCAACCGCTGCCGGTTGCGCTCCGTGGCCACGGCGATGTCGATCCGCGCACCGTTGCGTTCGAGTCCGTACTCGATGTCGACGTTGTTCATGCGCTTGAGCGGACGCACGGAGCGCGCATGATCGATGTGTCCGTCGAGGCCGAACACGAACACGGCGCCCGTGCTGTCGCTCTTGTCCGTGCCGAGGACCAGCGAAGCGGCGGCGTTGCGGGGATCGACCCAGATGGCCGGATCGTCGCTGTCGCCGGGTATGGTATCGGTGATCACCACGGGTTGCAGCGTGTCGGCGATCAGCGGCAATGCCGTGTCGCCCGCGGTCACACCATGCGCGGTATCGGTGGCCACCGAGGTGGCCGCCGAGTCGCTCGCGGTGCGTGACGACGACGAACAGGCGGCGCCGAGAATACAGCCGAACGCGGCCGTCGTGAGCTGAAGACGTGCGATGTGGTTCATGGGATTTGCAGATGGGATCTATCGATGGCCAGCCGACAACGGCCTACGGCTGAATACGGAGGCCGACCATGCCCCACGGCTTGTAGTATTCGTTGCCCGGCTGCCAACTACGTTCGGGCTTGCCGATGTAGCGACGCAGGGGCTGGTTCGTGAGATTGTTGGTCTCGACGAACAGTTTGGTCCGCGCGTTGATCTGCACCGAGCCGCTCAGATCGAGCTGCATCCGTGATGCGACGTAGATGTCGTTGGACGCATCGTCACCCACGACCTCGAGATACCGATCGGCGAAGTTGTATCCCAGTCGGACCGCCACCCGCGCCTTTTCGTAGAAGAGCCCGGCGTTGGCCGAGTTGCCGGCCTGCCCCGGGAGCGGCGCTTTGACACCTGCGCGCGCGGGCAGTGTCGTGGAGGACACCGTCCTCGTGTAGTTCGCATTGAGCCCCAGACCACTCAGCGGCCCGGGCAACCACGGGAAATTCTGCTGCCAGGCGATCTCGAACCCGTCGAGCGTGCCCTTCTGGCTATTCTGCGGCTGCGCCACCGTCTGCACGGTGCTACCCAGATTGTCGCCGGCCGTCACGCCGCGTTGCACCTGGTAGATGTAGTCGGTCAGGCTTTTGTGGAAATACCCCACCGACACGAATCCCACGGTGCGGAAATAGCGCTCCACCATGACGTCGATGTTGGTCGCCTGGATGGGATTGAGTTCCGGGTTGCCGATCGTGGCCACCACATTGGTGCCGTCGGGGATGTTGACGGTGGGCGCCATCTGATTGAAGTCGGGGCGTACCAGCGACCGCGTGATGGCCGCGCGCACCAGTGTCTGTTCGTCCACCGCATACTTGCCGGTCAGTGACGGCAAGACGTTGACGTACGATCGGGAGGTGCTGACCGGTGTGATGGTCACCACCTGCCCAGCGCGCCGAACGGTGTTGCCGGTGGTGGTCTGTGCCGTGCGCTCCAGACGCGCACCGCCAATGAGCGTCAGGGGTCCGATGTCCACCGTGGCCATGCCATAACCGGCCGTCACCTTTTCCTGGATGCCGAAGGTGCCCTGGTTGGTTTCATACTTCGAGGCCGCGGTATCGACGTTCAGCGAGGTCCTGTAGGTCTCGTAAAAATCGCGGACGGCACGCGCGCTGGCTTGCGGCCCGAACACGAAACGGTTGTCGAGGAAATCGTGCGTGCGCGACGGTCCGGCGAGTGCCGCCAGCGTCACGGGTAACGTCGGCGCGGCCTGCCCGGTGCGGAAGGTGCCGAGGAAGCGGGTGCTCGAATCCACCGACGAGCGATCCTTGTCGCGGAACAACGCGCCGGCTTTGAACGTCACGTTGTGGGAGCCGATCCGGAACGGGTGCGTGACGTTCAGGCGACCGGTGTTCTCGTCCTCGCTGACATCACGCGTCTGCCGACGCAGCGTGTTGTAATTGAACTTCGACGGGTCGAGCGGCGCACCCGTCAGCGCGGAATACTGCGGGCGATTCTGATCCGCCACATCATACGTGAAGTTCATGCCGCTCTGACGGAACACCATCGAAAGCGTGTTCGGACGATCCTCGGCGGCCCTGGCCGTCTGCCAGGTGTAGTCGAGATTGGTGCCGGTCGAGAAGAAGTGCTTGCCGCCGATCTGGATGGACTGCTGCTCCTGCGCGACTGGACGGAGGCGGAGTTCCTTGTCCATGCGCCCGCTGGTCACGGTACCGGTGTTGCCCTGGATGGCCGAATACGTGCCCGAACTGAAGTTCGCCGTGGTGACGTAGCGCTGCTCGTCGTCGGAGAACGTGGAGTAGAAGTACTTGGCGAACAGTTGATGCCGGTCGTTGATCTGATAGTCGAACGCCGCGTTCGCCCCATGCCGGCGCCGCAGGATCTGCGAGTAGTCACGCAACGCGAGCGAGGCGGGCACGTCGAGCGCGTTGTCCGCCAGCACGCCCTTGCAGGTGGTTTCGACACACCAGCCCATCTCGTAGTTCTGCGAACCACGATCGTTCTGGTAGAAGTTGCCGCCCACGAGCAGACCGAACCTGTCGCCCCGCCCAAAACGGCCGCCGATGGTGGCGCTGGCGTTACCCAGCAGTCCTTTGTTGATGAGGTTCTGTCCGCCGGCCAGATTCACGCTCAACTGCGCGGGCCCACTGCGCGGCGCGGGAGTGATGAGATTGACGTTCCCGCCGATCGCATCGCCTTCCATGTCCGGTGTCAGCGTCTTGCTCACCATGATGCCGGCCACCATGTCCGACGGAATGATGTCCATCGGCGTCTGGCGGGACGATGGTGACGGACTGGCCATACGCATGCCATCGATCGACAGCGTACTGAGCGACGAATTGGTGCCCCGGATCTGCACGAAGCGTCCCTCTCCCTGATCACGGACCAGCGCGATACCGGGTACACGGCCCAGCGCCTCGGCGAGATTCCGATCGGGCAGACGCCCGACGAGTTCCGCGTCCACCACCGAGGAGATGTTGTCGGCCGCGCGTTGTTGATTGAGTGCCGCCGCCTGCCCCGCCACGGCGCTCTCGACGCGAATGGCGTCGAGTTGCTGCAAGGGACGCTTGAGCGCCACATCGGCCCGCACCGTGCGCCCGGCCTCGATGGCCACCAAAAGCGTCTCCGGCTGATAACCGAGATACCGGATCACGAGCCGCTGCGTCCCACTGCGCGCATTCACGATCAGATAGCGACCATCGCGGCCTGCCACTCCCTCCATGCTCCCATCGAGGGTACGAATGAGGGCGCCGGCCAGTGGGCGCAGCGTTTCATCGGTGACCGTGCCGGTGACACTGCCCGTCGTGGATTGCGCATGAAGCGCAGCGGCCGACAGGTGCAACGCCGCGATGATCAGGGACAGATCGCGGCGCCAGACACCTGCCAGCGTCGAGTGGACGGAGAGGAATGACATGAGCGGGCAACGGGAGTTGAAGGAGTTCCGGCTGGACTCCGGGACTCCGCATGTTGCCCGCGCTTCGTCACACGATCGATTGTGTCAGGTCACAAACGCACAACAGTTGTCGGCGACCCGTTTCAGATTGCCGTATTCCACATTCCATTTCCCGAACTTCATGGAAAATGGAGCGCACATTTCACGGCTTCACTCCCTGGCCGCCTGTCCTTCCCTGCTGGCGTACTGCTTGCCCAGCCACACCGCCAACGCCAGCCACGCGGCCGACAGCGGGACCATGGTGAACGCCAACCCGGACAAGCCCAGGCCAAACACCGCCATCCACGTGTACGACCACGCGCCCACCTGGTCGCCCAGGCGATAGACGAACGTGTCGCTGAAGTTCTTGGCCTTGTACTTGTCGGTGCGTGGCAACACGGTGAACAACGCCTCGCGACCGGGGCGCTGAATCGCAAAATTGCCGGCGCGACGCGCGACCTGGAACACCACCAGCACCGCCAGCGTAGGCGCGAAGCCCATGATGCCGAAGCCGATGAGCGTGACCGCAGGCAGGAACGCCAGCGCGGCGCCCACGCCGAGCCACTTGATGAAACGGCCGGTGACAAAGAGCTGCGCCAGCAGGGTGAGGGCATTCACGGCGATATCCATCGCGCCGAACACCTGCGTCCGCGCCGCCCGATCGTCACCGAAGGTGCGGGCCACCACGTCCACCTGCTGGAAGTACAGGAACGTGCTGGAGATGGTGTAGAAGAGAATGAGTGAGGCGACGCCCAACAGATAGGGCGAGGAGAGGATGTGCCTGATTCCATCGAGCACACCACCGCCGATCACTTCTTCCGACGCACTCGGCTTCGGAGCCACCACCGCCTCGGTTGCCACCTCCGGTTCCGCGGCAGCCATCTCCGTTTCCTTGCGATCGAGCACATGCGACGCGCGCACGGCCAGTTCGAGGATGAGTGCGGACACCAGCATGAGATTGAGCGGTCCCATCACACCGACCAGTCCTGTGGTGATGGAAGCCCCCAGCATGGCTCCGACGGTGCCTCCCACGGCCACCACGCCGAACAGCCGCTTGCCCTGCCCCGGACGGAACACGTCGGTGAGCAACGACCAGAACACCGAGACGACGAACAGGTTGAAGATGCTCGTCCAGATGAAGAACACCCGGCCCACCCAGATCGCCTGCGACGCATCGACGGCGCGGAAGATCAGGTAGAACACCACCAGATTCAGAATGAAGAACCGGTACGTCCAGCCGATGAACTGGCGGCGTTTGAGTTTCGAGACGAGTGAGGTGTACAGCGGATGCACGAGCAGCATCCCGATCATGGTGCCCGTGAAGAGCCAGGCGAGGTTCTCGGCGCCGCTGGCCGCACCCATGTCGTCACGAATGGGGCGGATGACGTAGTACGCGCAGAGCACCAGGAAGTAGTACGCCGTGGCCCATACGAGCACGGCCCCTTCGCCGGGGCGTGCGCCAACGCTGGCGCGCACACGCGCCAGAATTCCCGTGTCACTCGTCATGAAAGACTCTGAAAGATCCGGAGGATCCGGTGGAAGGCGCGAGGCCCGGTCAGCGACCGGGCGCGGGAGGGAGCGCGTCGACGAACTTGATGATCTGTTCACGCTGCGCGGCCGTGGGAATGCGGCCGATACCGCCACCGATGTTGTCGATCATGTTCTTCGCCTGGCTGGTGGCCGGCGTGATCGCGGTGACGGCGGGATGCGCGAGAATGAACTTGAGGAAGAACTGCGCGTAGGTGGTCGCGTCGAACTCCTTCGCGAACTCGGGAAGCGGCGTGGTGCCCGCACGACGGAAGAGGCTCGTGCGTCCGAACGGCGCATACACCAGCACGGCGATCTTCTTTTCGAGTGCGAGCGGAAGGATCTTCTCTTCGACGCCACGATTGTCGGCGGCGTAGTCGATGCCGATGAAATCGAGCGGTTCATTGCGCATCACCTCCTCGAGCAATCCGTACTGATTGTCGAACGTGGTGGTGATGCCCACATACCGCACCTTGCCGGCCTGCTTGAATTCGCGGGCGATTTTCAATTGGGTTGGCGGATCGCCCATGTTGTGCACCTGCATGAGATCGATCTTCGGCTGCTTGAACCGCGCCAGCGAAGTTTCGATCTGCGCGCGGGCGGCGGCCGGATCGGCCGCGGTGGCACCACGGCCCGCCACGTTCACCTTGGTGGCCCAGAACATCTTGTTGGCGATGCCCATCTCGTTCACGAGCTTGCCCGCCACTTCTTCGGAGGCGCCATAGGAGGGCGCGGTATCGAACACCCTCGCACCGCGGTCCGTCATCGCCTTGAAGACTTCGCGCAGGGCAGTGACGTCTTCGGTGCGCGCCACCGAGGAGAATGTGGCGGAGCTTCCGAGCCCGATGACGGGAAGCTTCTCGCCGGTGGACGGAATGGCACGCTGGATGAGTTGCCCCTGGGCCAGTGCTTCGAGCAGGCGGGGGGTCAGACTGAGCGTCGCACCGGCCCCTGCGGCGGTGACAAGGAAATCACGACGGTTGATCATGGCGGGACCCTCGGGAAAACGGCGGGATGTGAAGCGATAAGAGTACGCCGGCGCACGGCGATGCGCTGGTCGAGCTCGCCATGGACGACGTACGCTGAAACACCAGATTTGTTGGACGTACCGAAGGCCGTCATGTTAATGTGGCAACATTCCTTCCACACTCTCGCCGACGGCGTGTCATGACCAGCACGGGCGTGCCTGACGACCTCCTCGCCATTCTGCAGAGCGGTCGCCGCGATGCACTCGACGCACTCGTGCCTCTCGTGTACGACGAATTGCGTCTCATCGCCCATCGTCATCTCGCGGCGCGGGGTGGAGGCGGCACCCTGGCCACCACGGCTCTGGTGAACGAGGCCTATCTCAAACTGGTCGACCAGTCCCGTGCCGGCTGGCGGGATCGCGCGCATTTTCTTGCCCTCGCGGCCGTGGCCATGCGGCATGTTCTCACGGATCGGGCGCGGGCCCGCGTGGCCATCAAACGTGGTGGTATTCGCCGTCAGGTTTCTCTGGAAGAACAGGCGGTGGCCGACGACGCGCAGCCCGAACAGCTCCTCGAGATCGACGATGCGCTGCATCATCTGGCCGCGCTCGATCCGCGTCTCGCCCGCGTGGTCGAACTGCGCTTCTTCGGGGGGCTGACTGAAGAGGAAACGGGTGAAGCCCTCGGCGTCACCGTCAGAACCGTTCGACGCGATTGGGTGAAAGCGCGCCTGTTGCTGCGTCAGGCCCTGGGCACTCCCGACGGGACATGACTCGACTGCCCGTTTCCGCGGAGGAGTGGCGTCGTCTCGAACCCTTGCTCGACGCCGCGCTGGCGCTGCCCGCCGAGCAGCGCTCCGCGTACGTGTACGCTGCCTGCGGCGCGGATGAACCGTTGCGGCGTGCGCTCGAGCGGATGCTTGTGGATTCGGACACACCCGATCCGCGACTGGACATCCCGGCACCTGAACGGTTCGGCGATCTGCTGCACACCAACGGAGCTGCGGGGTCGTCCACAGGGGACCGCGACACATTGCCCACGCAAATACTGGCCGAGCGGTATCGGGTGATCCGCGAACTGGGTCATGGCGGCATGGCGACGGTGTACCTCGCCCACGACATGCGTCATGATCGTGAAGTCGCCCTGAAAATGCTGCGGCACTCGGTCGGCGCGATGCTCGGCGCCGATCGTTTCCACGAGGAGATCCGCGTTACCGCGCGGCTCCGGCACCCGCACATCCTGCCGCTGTTCGATTCGGGTGAACACGAAGGCCGCCTGTTCTACGTCATGCCTCACATGGACGGCGGATCACTGCGGGATCTGCTCGATCGCACGCGCGAGGCTTCGGCCGCGCACCCCTCAAACGATGGCGGAGGTCTCCCCATCACGCAGGCGATCTCCATCACCCGACAGATCGCGATGGCGCTGACGGCGGCTCACGCTCAGGGGATCGTGCACCGGGACATCAAGCCGGAAAACATCCTGCTGGCCAACGATGGCACCCATGCGTATCTCGCCGACTTCGGCATTGCGCTGGCGGCCAGCAGAGATCCGCTGGGGCGTGTCACGCGTCCCGGATTCGTGCTGGGGACACCGGCCTACATGAGTCCGGAGCAACTGCGCGGTGAACCCGATCTCGACGGACGCAGTGACGTGTATTCGCTGGGGCGGGTGCTGCACGAGATGCTCACGGGAACGCTGCCACCCGAGGGTGGACTGCCCGGGGATTCTCCGTTGCACGACACGGCGCTGGGCAAGGTGGTCGCCCGTGCGGTGGCGCCCGTGCGCAGTGAACGATTCCCGTCGGCGGAGGCGCTGATCCGGTCGCTGGAGGAGGGACCGAACCCGGACCAACGGCCGCGCGCCATCCCGACACGCACTCTGGTGATCGGTGGTGCCGTGGTAATCGGTGCCGTGGCAGCGGGGCTGTTGTTCATGGTGCGTGGCGCTGAACGTGACGCGGACCTGCCAGGGGACCCGGGCACGGTCGCCGTCTTTCCGTTCCGCTACGATGGCAATGGAGAAGCGAATGGCACCGGTGGTACACCGATGCTTTCCGGCGACAACACGGCGCGTCTGCTGTACGATGGACTCGCCCGCTGGCAGAGTCTTCGTCTGAGCGATGAGATGCGCGTGGCCGATGCGCTGCGGGGCGAGGGTGTCGTGGACACTCTCTCGGTCAATGGTGCGCGGGCGGTGGCCCGGCGGCTGGGCGCCGGCCGCTTCGTATGGGGCGCAATCTCGAATGTGAACGGCACCCTGCGGGTGCGGGCCCAGCTCTACGACGACACGCAGAGCGATGGGCGGAGCGGCACGCAGGCGGAACCGACCACGCACATGGTGCACGTGACCGCGGGCATGGATGTGGCTGCGGCGTTTTCACAGCTCGCGGACTCGCTCGTGTCGCGTCTCGCCGGTCCTTCCGCCCAT encodes:
- a CDS encoding ECF-type sigma factor translates to MTSTGVPDDLLAILQSGRRDALDALVPLVYDELRLIAHRHLAARGGGGTLATTALVNEAYLKLVDQSRAGWRDRAHFLALAAVAMRHVLTDRARARVAIKRGGIRRQVSLEEQAVADDAQPEQLLEIDDALHHLAALDPRLARVVELRFFGGLTEEETGEALGVTVRTVRRDWVKARLLLRQALGTPDGT
- a CDS encoding aldo/keto reductase, which encodes MINRRDFLVTAAGAGATLSLTPRLLEALAQGQLIQRAIPSTGEKLPVIGLGSSATFSSVARTEDVTALREVFKAMTDRGARVFDTAPSYGASEEVAGKLVNEMGIANKMFWATKVNVAGRGATAADPAAARAQIETSLARFKQPKIDLMQVHNMGDPPTQLKIAREFKQAGKVRYVGITTTFDNQYGLLEEVMRNEPLDFIGIDYAADNRGVEEKILPLALEKKIAVLVYAPFGRTSLFRRAGTTPLPEFAKEFDATTYAQFFLKFILAHPAVTAITPATSQAKNMIDNIGGGIGRIPTAAQREQIIKFVDALPPAPGR
- a CDS encoding TonB-dependent receptor, translated to MSFLSVHSTLAGVWRRDLSLIIAALHLSAAALHAQSTTGSVTGTVTDETLRPLAGALIRTLDGSMEGVAGRDGRYLIVNARSGTQRLVIRYLGYQPETLLVAIEAGRTVRADVALKRPLQQLDAIRVESAVAGQAAALNQQRAADNISSVVDAELVGRLPDRNLAEALGRVPGIALVRDQGEGRFVQIRGTNSSLSTLSIDGMRMASPSPSSRQTPMDIIPSDMVAGIMVSKTLTPDMEGDAIGGNVNLITPAPRSGPAQLSVNLAGGQNLINKGLLGNASATIGGRFGRGDRFGLLVGGNFYQNDRGSQNYEMGWCVETTCKGVLADNALDVPASLALRDYSQILRRRHGANAAFDYQINDRHQLFAKYFYSTFSDDEQRYVTTANFSSGTYSAIQGNTGTVTSGRMDKELRLRPVAQEQQSIQIGGKHFFSTGTNLDYTWQTARAAEDRPNTLSMVFRQSGMNFTYDVADQNRPQYSALTGAPLDPSKFNYNTLRRQTRDVSEDENTGRLNVTHPFRIGSHNVTFKAGALFRDKDRSSVDSSTRFLGTFRTGQAAPTLPVTLAALAGPSRTHDFLDNRFVFGPQASARAVRDFYETYRTSLNVDTAASKYETNQGTFGIQEKVTAGYGMATVDIGPLTLIGGARLERTAQTTTGNTVRRAGQVVTITPVSTSRSYVNVLPSLTGKYAVDEQTLVRAAITRSLVRPDFNQMAPTVNIPDGTNVVATIGNPELNPIQATNIDVMVERYFRTVGFVSVGYFHKSLTDYIYQVQRGVTAGDNLGSTVQTVAQPQNSQKGTLDGFEIAWQQNFPWLPGPLSGLGLNANYTRTVSSTTLPARAGVKAPLPGQAGNSANAGLFYEKARVAVRLGYNFADRYLEVVGDDASNDIYVASRMQLDLSGSVQINARTKLFVETNNLTNQPLRRYIGKPERSWQPGNEYYKPWGMVGLRIQP
- a CDS encoding phytase gives rise to the protein MNHIARLQLTTAAFGCILGAACSSSSRTASDSAATSVATDTAHGVTAGDTALPLIADTLQPVVITDTIPGDSDDPAIWVDPRNAAASLVLGTDKSDSTGAVFVFGLDGHIDHARSVRPLKRMNNVDIEYGLERNGARIDIAVATERNRQRLRVFALPGMRPIDDGGIEVFDGDVNRAPMGIALYRRPHDGAIFAFVGGKSGPTDGSYIWQYRLTANAAGVVTGTKVRAFGAYSGRKEIEAIAVDDSLGFVYYSDEGVGVRQYFADPDSSNRELALFATTGVAEDHEGLAIYATGTGTGYILLSDQGANRLQVFSREGTAANPFEHRRLAVIPVRARQTDGLDVTERALGARFPRGMLVMMSDRGAFHYYDWRDVEAAIGRARK
- a CDS encoding TspO/MBR family protein translates to MDTPYEILLPVNTHDDRRRQRARERARERAQSLVSLAISLVACFSAAGIGALATSDAPAFYAGLTLPGWAPPASLFGPVWTVLYALMAVAAWLVWRHREESAHAIPALRLFAVQLVVNAFWSWTFFAWHLGGLAVLTIVTLLALVVLTLRAFHRVHPPAAFLLVPYAAWVTFATALALAAWRLNPTLLG
- the uppS gene encoding polyprenyl diphosphate synthase, with the protein product MTVEPMGPPGTPPKAVPSHVALIMDGNGRWATARRRPRWMGHVRGAHTVREVVAHCARRGVRQLTLYAFSSDNWKRPREEVGFLFTLFASHLDRHLASLVNNGIQLSIIGRRDRLPSTLVEAIEAAEARTAGGRRMHLRVAVDYSSRASLQKALAVTAMTTSCPAATLTGETILPPVDLLIRTGGERRLSDFLLWECAYAELAFLDVPFPDLSAADLDAVFADFARRERRYGAVPAAPVEVPLSMGASDE
- a CDS encoding MFS transporter, which produces MTSDTGILARVRASVGARPGEGAVLVWATAYYFLVLCAYYVIRPIRDDMGAASGAENLAWLFTGTMIGMLLVHPLYTSLVSKLKRRQFIGWTYRFFILNLVVFYLIFRAVDASQAIWVGRVFFIWTSIFNLFVVSVFWSLLTDVFRPGQGKRLFGVVAVGGTVGAMLGASITTGLVGVMGPLNLMLVSALILELAVRASHVLDRKETEMAAAEPEVATEAVVAPKPSASEEVIGGGVLDGIRHILSSPYLLGVASLILFYTISSTFLYFQQVDVVARTFGDDRAARTQVFGAMDIAVNALTLLAQLFVTGRFIKWLGVGAALAFLPAVTLIGFGIMGFAPTLAVLVVFQVARRAGNFAIQRPGREALFTVLPRTDKYKAKNFSDTFVYRLGDQVGAWSYTWMAVFGLGLSGLAFTMVPLSAAWLALAVWLGKQYASREGQAARE